Genomic window (Thermodesulfovibrionales bacterium):
TTCCCGAAAACTAATTTTATCAATCGTTTCATAGCATTCATTTCCTTTGTGCCATACCCATGGCTCTCGGATATTTGCACGCATCTGTATACGTACAGTAAGTGCAAGCCTCGTGCCATAGATTTTTGTGCATGCTATTCAACCATGCTTCAAGCCGCCCTACAGCAAAAAAACATTAGAATACGGTTAGTTATCAGCGCAGGCAGAGACTGGAGAGCTCTTTCTTCCTGGAGAGGATTCCGGATTCAGACTGAGGGAGCATAAAATACAAAGTCATTGTTTCTATCGGATACATTTCTTCGGAAAAAAATCACAGACGCTGTTTCTATGAGATACAGGTAATTGGACTCCTACGGAATCGAAAGGATTCTTGAAGATGCCGACCTATCCTGGATGGTCCAAAAGGACCTTCTCGAGGGCTTCCACGACCCTCGGGTCATAGAGTGAACCGGCGTTCTTCCTGATCTCCTCCAATGCCTCTGCCTCGGTAGAAGCCTTCCTGTAAGGTCTCTCGGCTATCATCGCGTAGTAGGTGTCTCCGACAGAAAGGACCCGGGAAATAAGGGGAATTTCCTCACCTCTCAGCCCATCGGGATATCCTGTCCCGTCATACCTCTCATGATGATGCAGTATGGCTTTTTTCACGTCCTCGGAAAATTCGAAATTGTTGATAAGATCAATAGCGGTATAGGGATGTATCTTTATGCTGTGGACATCTGCTGAAGAGAGCCTCTCCTTCTTCATGATGCTGTCATCAAAGGGAACTAGACCGAAGTCATAGATCATCGAAACATAGAGGGCCACCCTCTTGTCCTCCTCCTTTGCCCCTAAGTGGTCCATAATCTTTCCTATGAGGTCGGCGAATTGATGACCTTTTACGCGAAGACTCTTCCCCATGCCGAAGAGATTCTCAATGGAAGACCCGAACTCTCTCACCTCATCTTCACCATATTCACCTGATAAGAGTTTCTCAATAAAATATGATATCCTTTCGCCCAAAACCGACGCTATGTGAAGGTCCTGTTCGGAGAAGGGTTCAGCCGTTTTCTTGTTGTTCAGATTGATAACCCCGATCACCTTGTCGCCGATCTTCAAGGGCAGGGAAAGGAGGGAGCGGGTGTTATACTGCGGTATATTCCTTATCCTGAAGCGGGGATCGCGCTCTATGTCCTTTATGAGGAGGGGCTTTCCTTCGAGGGCAACCCAACCGGCGATTCTGTCTCCGAGGGGTATCCTCGCGCGCCTGATGATTTCTTCGTCCAGGCCCCTCGCGCTCTTGATCGCAAGCTCTCCCGTAAGCTCGTCGGCAAGCATGATGGAACAGACGTTCAGATCAAGGAGTTCGGAGATAAATTCGGTGAACACATCCGTCGTCGCTCCGATAAGCGTCTCCACCCTCTGCCTCGCGTTCTTGGGTATGGCGACGGAGACGACGAAGGTGTTGTCTCTGTTCTCGGCAGTCATGTTCCAGCGGTGGGCCTCGGCAATCGCCCTGGCAAGGGCGAGCTTCAGCTTTGCCTGAGGGTGCTCAGTAATAAAGATGCTTCGCGAGTTAAAGAGCGCCGTGCGCGCCGTCTCAGACAGCGCCCTCGAGAACGTAAGCTTCACGACAACAGCATTATCGCTATCTGCGGCTGATATGCCTATGGTGTCATCCATTTCCATATAATGGCTCAGG
Coding sequences:
- a CDS encoding GAF domain-containing protein, producing MIHTPNDALQSDSPDLFEKPFAILSELSNAVVATDNINAIANLMLDLAVKYTNAEKGTLMVVNDKDELHILASRGIDTNLTRSYTVKLGRGIAGVVGEKRQPLLVDDVERDERFGEGRHNRYKTKSFISCPVVSKNKLLGVFNINDKRDGTPFTEHDSSFLQVIANQAAIALENASLMNQVHEKAAEIEEMNIKLIEADVMKTEFLTRISHELRTPLNSIKGSIYYLQQIDLQSRDQQKEFYDIITNETGKLISSVENLLDFLRIEDETRHVKKAVIDLVDLLREVAALRFFKATLAKKNLRLLLDLQEGVSHIVGEKVRVLQFFVNLVEALSHYMEMDDTIGISAADSDNAVVVKLTFSRALSETARTALFNSRSIFITEHPQAKLKLALARAIAEAHRWNMTAENRDNTFVVSVAIPKNARQRVETLIGATTDVFTEFISELLDLNVCSIMLADELTGELAIKSARGLDEEIIRRARIPLGDRIAGWVALEGKPLLIKDIERDPRFRIRNIPQYNTRSLLSLPLKIGDKVIGVINLNNKKTAEPFSEQDLHIASVLGERISYFIEKLLSGEYGEDEVREFGSSIENLFGMGKSLRVKGHQFADLIGKIMDHLGAKEEDKRVALYVSMIYDFGLVPFDDSIMKKERLSSADVHSIKIHPYTAIDLINNFEFSEDVKKAILHHHERYDGTGYPDGLRGEEIPLISRVLSVGDTYYAMIAERPYRKASTEAEALEEIRKNAGSLYDPRVVEALEKVLLDHPG